One genomic segment of Chitinophaga sancti includes these proteins:
- the gldN gene encoding gliding motility protein GldN, which produces MRAVILNKIGWCSLMLVLLLASQADAQRRGGSTRRKSATPDAATQDANVVNPATGNSVAPPPPPPPPPPGTSLRPDGFGMAVDTPRKSQRTDGISEKNFIKDRTPIAYDHIRSDDEFWEKRIWQVIDTREKMNLPFQYNVEDENGTSQLFINILLDAIKSKQVEAFSAIDDRFTTPIAYSEIQNKLSGEEKTIRSIDPVTGEEKMVTTRDEFDPRTVVQYKIKEIWVFDKEASQLKVRILGIAPMVSRMNEDGSFRAAIPLFWVYYPDMRPILAKYDVYNQNNDAATMSWEDLFEMRFFTSYVTKENNTYNREIKDYIKDGTLRLLEGQAVKDKIFNKEQDMWQY; this is translated from the coding sequence ATGCGAGCAGTCATCCTTAACAAAATTGGTTGGTGTTCCCTTATGCTGGTACTCCTGCTGGCATCTCAGGCTGATGCACAACGTCGGGGAGGTAGTACACGTCGTAAATCGGCGACCCCTGATGCAGCTACCCAAGATGCTAACGTAGTAAATCCTGCTACAGGTAACAGCGTTGCGCCGCCACCGCCCCCTCCACCACCACCCCCAGGAACATCACTGCGCCCGGATGGTTTCGGTATGGCGGTAGATACACCGCGCAAATCACAGCGTACCGATGGTATCTCTGAAAAGAACTTCATCAAGGACCGTACGCCTATTGCCTATGATCACATTCGCTCAGATGACGAATTCTGGGAAAAAAGGATCTGGCAGGTGATAGATACCCGCGAAAAGATGAACCTTCCTTTTCAATATAATGTTGAGGATGAAAATGGTACAAGCCAGCTGTTCATTAATATCCTGCTCGATGCTATCAAGAGCAAGCAGGTAGAAGCCTTCAGCGCTATCGATGACAGGTTCACTACCCCTATCGCTTACAGTGAGATCCAGAATAAACTGAGCGGCGAAGAAAAAACCATCCGTAGTATCGACCCTGTAACAGGTGAAGAGAAGATGGTAACTACCCGTGATGAATTCGATCCTCGTACTGTAGTTCAGTACAAGATCAAAGAAATCTGGGTATTCGACAAAGAAGCGTCCCAACTGAAAGTTCGTATCCTCGGTATCGCTCCAATGGTATCCCGTATGAACGAAGATGGTTCCTTCCGCGCGGCTATCCCGCTGTTCTGGGTGTACTATCCTGATATGCGTCCTATCCTGGCTAAATACGATGTATACAACCAGAATAACGATGCAGCTACCATGAGTTGGGAAGATCTGTTTGAAATGCGTTTCTTCACCAGCTATGTGACCAAAGAAAACAATACTTATAACCGTGAGATTAAAGATTATATCAAAGACGGTACTCTGAGATTGTTGGAAGGTCAGGCTGTTAAGGATAAGATCTTCAACAAAGAACAGGATATGTGGCAGTATTAA